Part of the Deinococcus seoulensis genome, ATGTCACGGAAGGCGTCCTGCAGGCGGTCGCGGGCCAGCGGGTCCAGCGCCCCGAACGGTTCGTCCATCAGCAGCACCGGCGGATCGGCCGCCAGGGCGCGCGCCACACCCACCCGCTGCGCCTGCCCGCCCGACAGTTCCCCCGGCCGCTTGTGCCGGAAGGTATCCGGGTCCAGGCCCACCAGGTCGAGCAGTTCGTCCACGCGCGCCGCCGTGGCCCGCCGGTCGCGGCCCAGCAGGTCCGGGACGGTCGCCACGTTCTGCGCGACGTTCAGGTGCGGGAACAGCCCCACCTGCTGGATCACGTACCCGATGCCACGGCGCAGCGCCTCGGGTTTCAGGGCGCGGGTGTCCTGCCCGTTCAGCAGCACCTGCCCGCCGCTGGGTTCGATCAGGCGGTTGATCATGCGCAGCGTGGTGGTCTTGCCGCAGCCGGACGGGCCCAGCAGCGCCGTGAGTTCCCCGTCCGGGAAGATGAGGTTCAGGTCCTGCACGGCGAGCGACTCACCGAACCGTTTTTCCAGGTGTTGCAGTTCGATCATGCGGCCCTCCCTAGGCGCCTTCCCAGCAGTGTTTCCAGGCCGCGTAGGGCCGCGTCGACCGCGACGGCCAGCAGCGCCGCCGGAACGGCGCCCAGCAGGATCAGGTCGGTCGCGGCGCTCTGAAGGCCCTTGAAGATGTACGTGCCCAGCCCGCCCGCCCCGATCAGCGCCGCCACGGCCGCCACGCCCACCAGCAGCACCGCCGCCTGCCGCACCCCGCTGAGCCACACCGGCAGCGCCAGCGGCAACTGCACCCGCCAGAAGCGCTGCGAGGCGGTCATGCCCATGCCGCGCGCCGCGTCCACCGCGCCCGGCGGCACGCCCCGCAACGCCACCACGCCGTTACGCAGCACCGGCAGCAGCGCGTACAGCGTCATGGCACTCAGGGCCGGAGCGACCCCGATCCCACTGACCCCCGCCTCACGCAGCGCCGGGAAGGCATTCGCCAGGGCCGACAGCGGCGCGATCAGCAGGCCCAGCAGCGCCAGACTGGGCACCGTCTGCACGGCGTTCGCCAGTCCCAGCACCGCCCCGGCCACCCGCTCACGCCCGGACGCCCACACGGCCAGCGGCGCCCCGATCAGCACCGCCAGCCCCAGCGCCGTGCCGACCAGCCGCAGGTGTTGCAGGAGTTCCTGCACCCAGCGCGGCCCCTCGCTGCGGCCCTCGACCAGCACCGACCAGCTCGACAGCGTGCCGGTCAGGACCAGCGCCGCCAGCCCTGCCACCCACAGCAGCCCGGTCCAGGCGGGACCGCCCGCCGCCCGCGTACACAGCCGCGCGCCGTACACGGCCACGCCCGCACCCAGCAGGGTCAGCCACGCGCCGCTGGCGGCACTCGCCCGCGCGAACTCCGCCTGCCCCACCAGCGCCGCGCCCGTGCGGGTGCCCAGCAACCACACGGCCAGCAGCAGCACCAGCGTGGCCGGCACCCAGGTCAGCGCCGGGCGCCAGCGGGCCGCCAGCAGCGGCAGGAATGCCAGCACCAGCAGCGCCGCCGCCCAGGCTGGTGGCAGGCGCAGGTACTCGCCCGGAGCCAGACGGTTGGGGCGCAGCAGCACCCACGGCAACCACGCGCCCGCCAGGACCGGCAGGGCCGCCAGCACCAGCACCGCCTGCACGTCACCCCGCGCGCCACCTGGGCGGCTGGCAGCAGAGGGGGCGGGCCGCCCTGCGGCGCCCACCCCCCCACGACCGCCGCCGCTCATGAACGGAGCGGCCCTGCGCCGCAGACGTACGTCACGGCGCTTACTTGATCAGGCCCTTGGACTTCAGGTACTCCTGCGCCACGGCCTGCGCCGTGCGGCCCTCCAGCGCCACCTTGGCGTTCAGGCCCTGCATGGTCGCCTGCGACAGCGTGGCGAAGGTCTTGTTCAGCAGCGTGCTGATCTGCGGGTACGCCTTGAGCGTCTCGGTCCGGATGATCGGGGCGGGCTGGTACACCGCCTGCGCGCCCTTGGGGTCCTTCAGGGCGACCATCTTCAGGGCGGCCAGCGTGCCGTCCGTGCCGTAGGCCATCGCGGCGTTCACGCCATTCGTGCCGTTCGCGGCGGCCTGCTGCGTCTGGGGCGGCGTGGCGCCCGCCAGGATCAGCTTCTGGTCGGCCTTCAGCTTGAAGCCGTACACCTCTTCAAAGGCGGGCATGGTGTCGGGACGATTGAAGAACTCGGGGCTGCCCGCCAGTTTCAGCTTGCCGCCGCCGTTCACGTACCGGGCGAGGTCCGTGACCGTGCCCAGCTTCGCGCTTCTGGCGAGCGCCTCGGGAACCGCGATCACCCAGGTGTTGTTCAGCTGCGCGGGCTTGAGCCACGTGATGCCGTTCTTGCTGTCCAGCTGACGCGCCAGCCCGTAGATGGTGCCGGTGTTCCCCGCCTGCTTGGCCGTGATCTTCGCCTTCGGGAACAGGTACACGGCGTTCCCGGTGTACTCGGGGTACACGTCGATCTCGCCCGCCAGGATCGCCTTGCGGTTCACGCCGGTATCCCCCAGGTTCGTGCGGTCGGTCACGTCCAGGCCCGCGTTCTTGAGGGTCAGGACGATCATCTGCCCCAGGATCTGCGCCTCGGGATCGAGTTTGCTGCCCACCACGATGGACTTGGCGGACGCGGCGCTGGACAGGGCGGCCCCCAGAAGCAGGGCCGGAAGCAGAAGGGTGCGGGTCATGCGGTTCAACGTACCCGCCGACCCACCGGGCGCAGGTACGGCAGGTCACAAAACCCACGGTCCTCTAAAGACTTCCTAAACCTGCCTGGCTAAACCTGCCTGGGCAGCCTTCCGGCTCAGCGCTGCTGCCCCTCGTCCAGCCCCACCCCGAACCCCTGATCCAGCAGCGCCTCGTTGTACGTGCGGAACGCCAGCATCGTCTGCGTACGCGCAATCCCCTCGACCTTGCGCAGGTGCCCGGTCACCACGTCGTCCAGGTCCTCGTAGCGGGCCAGTTTCAGGATCGCCACGATGTCCCACTCGCCCGTCACGGAGTACACCTCACGCACGCTGGGCACCCCCGCCAGCGCCTCGGCCGTCTCCTGCACCCGCTGCCGCTCTGCCTGCACCATCACGATCGCCGTTACCATGCCCGCCATTGTGCGCCCATCCCGGCCCCCGCCGCACCCGCCTGACCGTTCGTTCGGGGACGTTTCGCCGCCCCGCCGGCGCGTATTGTGCAGACATGACCGCACCCGCCGCCGCGCCCAAGCCTGCCCCCACGCCACGCGAGCAGCTCCTGAACCGCATTCAACGCGACATCCCCATCACCCGGCGCCCCTACGCCGTCATCGCGCAGGACGTCGGCCTGACCGAAGCCGAAGCCCTGAGCATCCTGCGTGAAGTGAAGGCCGAGGGCGTGCTGCGGCAGGTCAGCGCCATCTTCGACACCCGCACCCTGGGCTACCAGAGCAGCCTCGTGGCCGCCGTGCACGACGAGGACCAGCTCGACGCCGGGGCCGAGATCGTGAACGCCCACCCCGGCGTCAGCCACAACTACAAACGCAACCACGACTTCAACCTCTGGTACACCATCGCCGTGCCGCCCGAGAGTGACCTTGAGGCGCACGTGCAGAAACTCCACGAACTCAGCGGCGCGCGCCTGACCCGCCTGATGCCCACCCTGCACCTGTTCAAGATCGGCGTGGAATTCGACATGACCGGCAAGGAAGACTGGAACGCCAAGGCCAAACCCCAGTACACCAGCGAGCAACGCAACATTGGCTACGCGGTCACGGACCTCGACCGGGCGTTCGTCACGGAATTCCAGAAGGATCTGCCCGTCACCGAGGAACCCTACGCCGACGCCTGCGCCGCGCTGGGCCTGAGCATCGAGGAAGTCGCCGCGCACGCCGAGAAGATGAAAGCCGCCGGAGCGCTGCGCCGCGTGTCCGCCGTGTTCCGGCACCAGAAAGCCGGATTCACCTTCAACGCCATGGGCGTCTGGGCCGTCCCGCAGGACAGCGTGGCCGAGGTCGGCCGCCAGATGGCCGAATTCAAGGCCGTCTCGCACTGCTACCTGCGCCCCACCTACCCCGAATGGCCCTACACCATCTTCACCATGGTCCACGGCCGCAGCAAGGAAGAAGCCTTCGGCAAGATCAGCGCCATCGAACAGGAAGTCGCGCAGGGCGTCGACCACGCCATCCTGTACTCCACCAAGGAATACAAGAAAGTACGCCTGGAATTCTACAAACCGGAATTTTACGACTGGGCCAAAGAACACCTGGGCACCGAGGCGTAATCAGGCGGGTCGTGAGCGAGCCACGACCCTGACCCATTGCCCGCCCCGGCACAACGCAAAAGAGGCACAACGCAAAAGAACCGCCCCAGGTGACGGGGCGGTTCTTTGCGTTGCGGGCGCTTACAGCACCAGCAGGATGGGCTGTTCCAGCGTCCCGGCCACCTGCGCCAGGAACTTCGCGGCGCGGGCGGCGTCCACGTCACCGTTCAGACTCAGGGGCGCGCGGCCGTTCTGCATGCGGCCCACGCTGAGGGTCAGGGTGTGCGGGTAGTGCAGGTCATCCAGACCGTGCGCGCCCGCGTCCACGATCAGCAGGTCCGGGGTGCCGTCATGCGCGGCGTCCAGTTGCGCCAGCGCGTCACGCAGGCTGCCGGTCCCGACCGCGTGCGCGTGACTCTCGCCCTGCACCGCCACGCTGCCCAGGCCCAGGGTGTCCGCGTGACGCTGCGCGGCGCGGGCGACCAGCAGGCCCAGCGGAAGCTCCTGCTCCAGCGCGGCGCTGACCTGTCCCTGCAGGTCGTGCAGCGCCGCCACGTCCGCGTCGCGGCGCAGGTACGCGCCGAACCACACGGCGTTCGCCTGGCGGCCCTCGCCCTGCGTGTGCAGCACCTGCGTGGAGTTCGAGTCGGCCACCGCAACCGGCGCGACCAGCACCGCCGCCTCCGGCTCGGGCTGAACTTCCTCGACCGGCGCGGCCTCCGTCGCCTCTGGCGTGACCTCGGGTTCCTCCGGCGTGCCTTCCTCCGGAGCGGTCTCCGGGGCGGCCTCGACGGTCCCGGCATCCGTGTCCCCGGCATCCGTGTCCTGCGCGTCCGCGGCGGGCGTCAGTTCGGCTGCCACGGGCGCGGCAACCTCCTCTTCGACCTCTCCGGCGGGCTCGTCGGCGGACTCAGGTGCGGCGGACTCAGGTTCGACCGGAGCGGCCTCGGCAGGCGCGTCGTCAGCAGGTGCTTCCTCGGCAGCCACTTCGTCGGCGGGAGCTTCCGTGATCTCCTCGACGGTGCTTTCGGTGGTGCTGTCGGTGGTGCTGTCGGTGGCGGGGGCCTCCTCTGCGGCGGCTGCCGCCTCGGCTGGCGTCTCGTCGGCGGGCGCGTCGTCCTGGGTCGGTTCCGTCCAGGCGTGATCGTCGGCCTGACGGCCATCCGTCCAGCCCGGCATGGCGGGCACTGCCGCCACCTGCTCGCCCGGCTGTTCAGGTGCCGGTTCGGGCGTGGGTTCGCTGGGCGCGTCCAGAACTTCCGGCGCACTGACTTCAGGGGCACTGATTTCGGGGGCGCTGACTTCCGGCGCGGCGGTGATGTCGGGCGCGGCGGTGATATCCGGCGTGGTCGTGGCGGGCGTCGGGTCGAAGTGGAAGGCAGGCACGCTGCTGGGAGCGGCCTCGACGGGCGCCTGCACCTCCGGCACCTGCACGTCCGGCATCTGCACTGCTGGCACCTGCACGTCCGGAACGTGAACGGCGGGCGCAGCCACCTGAGGCGCGGCCATCTCGGGAGTAGCCATCTCGGGTGCGGGCATCTCGGGAGTGGGCACTTCAGGCGTGTGGACCTGGGGTGCGGGCGCTTCCGGAGCGGGTTTCTGGTACAGGCGGGACAGCAGGCTGCCCAGCCCGGCGGCCAGTCCGGTCGCGGCGGCCGGGGCGGCGACCTCGGGTGCCTGCGGCGTCTCCACCATCGGTGCGGGCGCCTCCATGACGGGAGCGGGCATGACCGGCTCAGGCGTGACCGGTTCGGGCATCACGGGTGCCGGGACGACCGGTTCGGGTGCGGCGGGTGCCGGCGCAGTGAAGCTCGGTGCGCTGAAGCTCGGCGCGGTGAAGCTGGGGGCCGGGGTGGTCGGCGCAGCGAAGGTCGGGGTCGGCACTTCCGGCGCAGCCGGGGCTGGCACTTCCGGCGCAGCCGGGACGGGCACTTCCGGCATGGCCGGGGTCGGCACTTCCGGGGCGGGCGCGGCGGGGGTCGTGAAGCTGGGCGCGCCGAAGGTCGGGGCGGGCGCGCTGCCGGTGTTCCCGCTCACCGTGTCGCCGCTTGCCGTGTCCTCGTCGTCCAGTTCGAATTCCAGGTCCTCGTCTTCGAGGGTGCTGGCAGCCGGAGTGGCGGGCACCTGCGGTGAGGCGGTGCGGGCCTGCTCGACGAACGCGGTGATGTCGGTGTCCACGCCCGCGCGGCTGAGCATGTCGGCGTTCATGCCGGCCTTGTTCAGCATGTCGGCGCTGGGGATCTCCTCGCCGGTCCAGCCGGCGGGGGTGGGGTCCACGGGCGTGCTGGGCGGATCTTCCTCGCCGCTCATGACGCGCGAGAGGTAATTCAGGATGTCCTGTTCGACGATCATCCCGCCGCTCCCGGTCCCGTTGAGTTTCTGCCAGTCAATCCCGTTCGCTTCTGCCAGAATTTTGGCGAGCGGAGCAATCCGTTCCATTCAATTCCCCCTTTGTGCGCCCCATTGTAAGGGACTGCCGTCCGCCGGAACGCCACGTTTTTCCACGCGGTCGCGGGGGACCACGTGGGCAGCCGGGCAAGGGACCAGCGGGAGCATTGCTGCAGGGTGACGAGTGACGTCTGACAGCGTTCTTTCAGCCGTTCCGGACGGCCCGCCGACGCCCCCCGCCGAACCCCCCTTGAACGGCTGTTGCCCCGGCGGGCGCGGTGGTAGGCTACGGGGCGTTACCGCGCGCCGCAGCAGTGGCGGGCGGGGGCGGCACAGGAGTCCCGAATGCTAATACTTGAGGAGATGCAGTCACGCGGGCACGAAGCCCTGACGTTATTGCACCACGCTCCCAGTGGCCTGCGCGCCGCACTGGCGATTCACTCGACGGTGCTGGGGCCCGCCATTGCCGGCGTGAGATTACGAGAACAGGATGAAGAACTGGCGGTGCGGGGCGCGCTGGCGCTCTCGGAGAGCCTGACCCTGAAGGCCGCGCTGGCCGGACTGAACTACGGCGGCGGCGCGTGCGTCCTGATGATGCCGGAAAGCGGTGTGGAAGACCCGCACGCCAGGGAGGCGCTGTTCCGCGCGCTGGGACGGCAGGTGCGGCCCATGGAGTCCCGCGTGGTCCTGACCGAGGACATCGGGGTCAGTCCGGCCGACATTGCCTTCGTGGCGCAGGAAACCGGGTCCACGCTCGGCATGCACACCGACACCAGTTCCGTGACCGGGTACGGCGTGTACCGCGGCATGAAGGCCGCCGCCCGGCACGCCCTGGGTTCCGAGAGCATGCGTGGCGTGCGCGTGGCGATCATGGGCGTGGGCGCCGTGGGGCGCGCGCTGGCCGGGCACCTGCACCGCGAGGGCGCGCGCCTGACCGTCGCGGACGACCGCCCGGAACGCGCGCAGGCGCTGGCCGAGGAACTCAGCGGCGTGACGGTCGTCGGGTGCCACGAACTGCTGGACACGCCCTGCGACATCCTGGCGCCCTGCGGGTACGGGCACACCATCCGCAGTCAGGACGTGCCGCGCCTGCAGTGCCGCCTGATCGCCGGGGGCGAGCATCACCCCCTGACCCGCCGGGGTGAGGAGGCCGTCAAGGAGGCCGGAATCGTGTACATGCCAGACTTCGCCATCAACTCAGCGGGCCTGATCTCGGCCGCCACGGGCCTCGACATGAACCAGTCCGCCGAGCGCATCTACCAGACCGTCAACCGCATCACGGCCGCCGCCGAGCAGTACGGCAAGGCGCCGCACGTCGTGGCGCGCCGCATGGCCGAGCGCCGCATCGACCTGATCGGCAGCCTGGGCGCCTGCTCGACCGGGAGTCTGGGCGGCGGGAGTCTGGGCGGCGGGAGGCGCGCGTGAGCGTGCCGTTCATGATCGGCGTGGCCGGCGGGTCCGGCAGCGGCAAGACGACCGTGACCCGCCGCGTCATGGAAACCGTGGGCCGTGAGGGCGTGGCCGTCCTGAACCAGGACAACTACTACCGCAACCAGGACGACATTCCCTTCGAGGCGCGCCTGAAAACCAATTACGACCACCCGGCCGCGTTCGACTGGGCGCTGCTGGGCCAGCACGTGGACGCCCTGCTGTCCGGCGTGCCGATCGACATGCCCGAGTACGACTTCACGAACCACACCCGCTCGGCGCAGACCACCAAGGTCCTGCCCGGCCCGGTCGTGGTCCTGGAGGGATTCTTCGCGCTGTACGACGAGGCCCTGCGCGCCCGCATGCACCTGAAGGTGTTCGTGGACGCCGACGCCGACGTGCGCTTCATCCGCCGCCTGCTGCGCGACACGCAGGAACGCGGCCGCACGCCCGAGAGCGTGATCGAGCAGTACCTGGAGTACGTGCGCCCCATGCACCTGAGTTTCGTGGAGCCCACCAAACGCTACGCGGACGTGATCATCCCGCACGGCGGCATGAACGAACCGGCGCTGGACATGCTGGCCGCCCGCATCCGCACCACCATCTGACGGGCGGTCATCCGGGCATGCCTCCTGCCGCCGGACGTGCCTCTGGATGCGCACCTTTGGATGGATGACCCGGCGGGCAGGGGCGCCGCAGCATGAACCGCTGCCCGGCCCCGCCCGCCGATCTGACCCGCTTCCCGTTTCCGCTGTTTCTCCCCTTTAGGATGTGCCTGTGACCGATGCTCCCCCCACCCGCGACGCGCCTGCCCAGGGCGGCATGACCGTTCCGCCGCCGTCCCGTCACCCCTGGACTCCGGCGCTGCTGGGCCTGATCCTGCTGTCCCTGATTCCGGCGCTGCTGCTGGCCGTGGGCCGCGTGAACTACGAACGCAATGAGAAGACGGCCGCGCTGGTCATGGATTACCCGGCCGTGGCCTCGCAGGCGCGGCGCTTCGGTCTGGAACCGCAGGCGCTGCTGGACCGCTACCAGAAACTCGGCGTGAACAGCGTCGCCATCTACGAGGACGTGATCGGGAACCTCGTGCAGCGCGGCGAGGTGTACCTGCGCAGCGGCGCGGACCTGAAAGCCGACTTTCCCGGCGCGGCCGTGAACCCGCAGAACGTGTACCTGCGGTCCCTGAAGCCCGGCGTGGCCGAGGGCCTGCCCGCCCGCTTCACCATTCCGACCCGGCAGGTTCAGGTCGGCGGGTTCACCTGGACCGAGTGGCCCACCGACCCCACCTTCCTGCCGACCGGCCCGAACACCGCCCTGATCAGCGAACTGAAGGCCAAGGGGTACATGATCGTGTACCGCCCCTACGCCGACGACGCCCTGCGCGAACCCGGCGCGGACTGGCCGGACGTGCCGTTCATCGCCTTCAACGGCGAGGAAGTCATCGGGGCGCGCACGCCGGAACTGCTGGAGAAGATCAACGAACGCATGGGCAAGCGCATTCCCGCGCTGATCGAGGCGACCCCGCAGCGCGGCCTGGACACCCTGATCGCCACGCACGGCGCCGCCCGCGCGTTCAGCGTGAACCCCGCGTGGCAGAACCGCCTGGACCCCATCACGCTGGCCAGCAAGTACAACCTCGCCGCGCGTGAACGCTCCATGCGCCTGCTGTACCTGCGGCCCTACCCGACCATCAACGAGACCGAAGACCTGCTGACCCGCACCACCGAACTGCTGGGCAAGTCCGGCGTGAAGATCGCCGAACCGGTCATCACGCCCTTCACCGAGAACACGACGCTGCGCCTCCTGAGCCTGATCGGGCCGGTCGCGGCGCTGCTGCTGCTGGGCCTGAGCTTCCCGCTGATCCGCCTGGGCCTGCTGGTCGCCGCCGCGAGCGGCGCGCTGGCCCTGGGCCTGAACCGCTTCGACCCCTACGCCGGGGGCGCCCTGATCGCCGCCGTGACCTTCCCCGCGCTGGGCATGGTGCTGCGCCGCGCCCGCGTGACCGACTGGTTCATCGCGACCGGCCTGAGCCTGTGCGGCGTGCTGTTCGTCTCGGCGCTCGGCGCGAACCGTGACAGCGTGCTGGGCCTCGAACCGTTCCGGGGCGTGGGCCTGACGCTGGCGCTGCCGCTGCTGCTGGTCGCCCTGAGCTTCCTGCCCCGCCAGGACCTGCGCAAGACCGCGCGGGACATCTACGCTGCGCCCATCAAGCTGGGTGACATCGTCGTGATGGCCGCGGCGCTGGCCGTGTTCGCACTCGTGTTCCTGCGGCGCGGGAATGCCACCGGCGCCAGCGTCAGCGACACCGAGGCCCGCATCCGCCAGGACCTGCAGGACAGCCTCGTGCGCCCGCGCTTCAAGGAGATGGCCGGGCACCCGCTGGGCCTCATCGGCCTGAGCGGCGCGCTGCCCGGTTACTTCGGCGCGATGCTGATCCTGGGCGGCGTGGTCGGCCAGTCCAGCATCCTGAACACCTTCTCGCACTTCCACACGCCGCTGCTGATCAGCGCCACCCGCTGCTTCCTGGGCCTGGGCATCGGCTTGATCGCCGGTCTGATCGGCATCTGGGTCATCCGCGCGGCCCTGCGCCTGTGGCACACCTACGGCACGCGCCCGGTGAACGCATGAACCGGCCCCCACCCCTGACGACCGTGACCGTCAGCGGCTACTACGGCTTCGGGAACACCGGCGACGAGGCCATCGCCCTGGCCATCACCCGCGAACTGCGCAAGTACAGCGCCGAGCCGCTGCTGCTGTCCAACACCCCCGCCGAGACCGCCCGCACCTACGACTGCCAGAGCGCCGAACGCATGAAACCCGCCGCCGTGCTGGGCGCCCTGATGCGCTCGCGCGTGCTGCTGTCCGGCGGGGGCGGCCTGCTTCAGGACAAGACCAGCGCACGCACGCTCACGTACTACCTGGCGATCATCCGCCTCGCGAAGTTCATGGGCCGCCGCGTGGTCGTGTTCAACCAGAGCGTCGGTCCCCTGAGCGAGCAGGGCGGCCGCCGCGTGGCCCGCGCGCTGCGTGGCGTGACCGTCATCGTGCGCGACCAGGGCAGCCTGGACACCCTGGCCAGCCTGGGTGTCCGCGCCGAACTGGGCGGCGACCCGGCCCTGCTGCTGAGCGCCGCGCCCGCCACCCGCGACCTGAAACGCGTGATCGTCGCCCCGCGCGGCGACGTGACCGACGCCACCGCGAAACTCAGGGACGTCATCCGCCGCCTGCAGGCCGAGGGCCGCCACGTGACCGCCCTGAGCTTCATGCCCGACCACGACGACGAGGCCGCCCACAGCCTCGGCGCGAACGACGTGATCAGCACCCGCGACCCGCAGGTGGCGCTGGACGCCATCGCCGCCAGCGGGTACGTGATCGGGGTGCGCCTGCACGCCGTGATCCTGGCCGCCGCGACCGGCACGC contains:
- a CDS encoding DUF5693 family protein, producing the protein MTDAPPTRDAPAQGGMTVPPPSRHPWTPALLGLILLSLIPALLLAVGRVNYERNEKTAALVMDYPAVASQARRFGLEPQALLDRYQKLGVNSVAIYEDVIGNLVQRGEVYLRSGADLKADFPGAAVNPQNVYLRSLKPGVAEGLPARFTIPTRQVQVGGFTWTEWPTDPTFLPTGPNTALISELKAKGYMIVYRPYADDALREPGADWPDVPFIAFNGEEVIGARTPELLEKINERMGKRIPALIEATPQRGLDTLIATHGAARAFSVNPAWQNRLDPITLASKYNLAARERSMRLLYLRPYPTINETEDLLTRTTELLGKSGVKIAEPVITPFTENTTLRLLSLIGPVAALLLLGLSFPLIRLGLLVAAASGALALGLNRFDPYAGGALIAAVTFPALGMVLRRARVTDWFIATGLSLCGVLFVSALGANRDSVLGLEPFRGVGLTLALPLLLVALSFLPRQDLRKTARDIYAAPIKLGDIVVMAAALAVFALVFLRRGNATGASVSDTEARIRQDLQDSLVRPRFKEMAGHPLGLIGLSGALPGYFGAMLILGGVVGQSSILNTFSHFHTPLLISATRCFLGLGIGLIAGLIGIWVIRAALRLWHTYGTRPVNA
- a CDS encoding Glu/Leu/Phe/Val dehydrogenase family protein → MLILEEMQSRGHEALTLLHHAPSGLRAALAIHSTVLGPAIAGVRLREQDEELAVRGALALSESLTLKAALAGLNYGGGACVLMMPESGVEDPHAREALFRALGRQVRPMESRVVLTEDIGVSPADIAFVAQETGSTLGMHTDTSSVTGYGVYRGMKAAARHALGSESMRGVRVAIMGVGAVGRALAGHLHREGARLTVADDRPERAQALAEELSGVTVVGCHELLDTPCDILAPCGYGHTIRSQDVPRLQCRLIAGGEHHPLTRRGEEAVKEAGIVYMPDFAINSAGLISAATGLDMNQSAERIYQTVNRITAAAEQYGKAPHVVARRMAERRIDLIGSLGACSTGSLGGGSLGGGRRA
- a CDS encoding ABC transporter permease, with protein sequence MSGGGRGGVGAAGRPAPSAASRPGGARGDVQAVLVLAALPVLAGAWLPWVLLRPNRLAPGEYLRLPPAWAAALLVLAFLPLLAARWRPALTWVPATLVLLLAVWLLGTRTGAALVGQAEFARASAASGAWLTLLGAGVAVYGARLCTRAAGGPAWTGLLWVAGLAALVLTGTLSSWSVLVEGRSEGPRWVQELLQHLRLVGTALGLAVLIGAPLAVWASGRERVAGAVLGLANAVQTVPSLALLGLLIAPLSALANAFPALREAGVSGIGVAPALSAMTLYALLPVLRNGVVALRGVPPGAVDAARGMGMTASQRFWRVQLPLALPVWLSGVRQAAVLLVGVAAVAALIGAGGLGTYIFKGLQSAATDLILLGAVPAALLAVAVDAALRGLETLLGRRLGRAA
- the udk gene encoding uridine kinase; protein product: MIGVAGGSGSGKTTVTRRVMETVGREGVAVLNQDNYYRNQDDIPFEARLKTNYDHPAAFDWALLGQHVDALLSGVPIDMPEYDFTNHTRSAQTTKVLPGPVVVLEGFFALYDEALRARMHLKVFVDADADVRFIRRLLRDTQERGRTPESVIEQYLEYVRPMHLSFVEPTKRYADVIIPHGGMNEPALDMLAARIRTTI
- a CDS encoding E3 binding domain-containing protein produces the protein MERIAPLAKILAEANGIDWQKLNGTGSGGMIVEQDILNYLSRVMSGEEDPPSTPVDPTPAGWTGEEIPSADMLNKAGMNADMLSRAGVDTDITAFVEQARTASPQVPATPAASTLEDEDLEFELDDEDTASGDTVSGNTGSAPAPTFGAPSFTTPAAPAPEVPTPAMPEVPVPAAPEVPAPAAPEVPTPTFAAPTTPAPSFTAPSFSAPSFTAPAPAAPEPVVPAPVMPEPVTPEPVMPAPVMEAPAPMVETPQAPEVAAPAAATGLAAGLGSLLSRLYQKPAPEAPAPQVHTPEVPTPEMPAPEMATPEMAAPQVAAPAVHVPDVQVPAVQMPDVQVPEVQAPVEAAPSSVPAFHFDPTPATTTPDITAAPDITAAPEVSAPEISAPEVSAPEVLDAPSEPTPEPAPEQPGEQVAAVPAMPGWTDGRQADDHAWTEPTQDDAPADETPAEAAAAAEEAPATDSTTDSTTESTVEEITEAPADEVAAEEAPADDAPAEAAPVEPESAAPESADEPAGEVEEEVAAPVAAELTPAADAQDTDAGDTDAGTVEAAPETAPEEGTPEEPEVTPEATEAAPVEEVQPEPEAAVLVAPVAVADSNSTQVLHTQGEGRQANAVWFGAYLRRDADVAALHDLQGQVSAALEQELPLGLLVARAAQRHADTLGLGSVAVQGESHAHAVGTGSLRDALAQLDAAHDGTPDLLIVDAGAHGLDDLHYPHTLTLSVGRMQNGRAPLSLNGDVDAARAAKFLAQVAGTLEQPILLVL
- a CDS encoding Lrp/AsnC ligand binding domain-containing protein; translated protein: MVTAIVMVQAERQRVQETAEALAGVPSVREVYSVTGEWDIVAILKLARYEDLDDVVTGHLRKVEGIARTQTMLAFRTYNEALLDQGFGVGLDEGQQR
- a CDS encoding glycine betaine ABC transporter substrate-binding protein, yielding MTRTLLLPALLLGAALSSAASAKSIVVGSKLDPEAQILGQMIVLTLKNAGLDVTDRTNLGDTGVNRKAILAGEIDVYPEYTGNAVYLFPKAKITAKQAGNTGTIYGLARQLDSKNGITWLKPAQLNNTWVIAVPEALARSAKLGTVTDLARYVNGGGKLKLAGSPEFFNRPDTMPAFEEVYGFKLKADQKLILAGATPPQTQQAAANGTNGVNAAMAYGTDGTLAALKMVALKDPKGAQAVYQPAPIIRTETLKAYPQISTLLNKTFATLSQATMQGLNAKVALEGRTAQAVAQEYLKSKGLIK
- a CDS encoding ABC transporter ATP-binding protein — encoded protein: MIELQHLEKRFGESLAVQDLNLIFPDGELTALLGPSGCGKTTTLRMINRLIEPSGGQVLLNGQDTRALKPEALRRGIGYVIQQVGLFPHLNVAQNVATVPDLLGRDRRATAARVDELLDLVGLDPDTFRHKRPGELSGGQAQRVGVARALAADPPVLLMDEPFGALDPLARDRLQDAFRDIQRRLRKTVVMVTHDIDEALRLGDRVALMNAGRLEQFGTPDDLIHRPVSDFVRQFLGEDAALRQLAGQPVGQFMAPLPSGPSPALPAVAVEATLNARSALGVLLREGTDRLTVTRDGQPVGTVGWQDLRSPGTERP
- the ahbA gene encoding siroheme decarboxylase subunit alpha, which encodes MTAPAAAPKPAPTPREQLLNRIQRDIPITRRPYAVIAQDVGLTEAEALSILREVKAEGVLRQVSAIFDTRTLGYQSSLVAAVHDEDQLDAGAEIVNAHPGVSHNYKRNHDFNLWYTIAVPPESDLEAHVQKLHELSGARLTRLMPTLHLFKIGVEFDMTGKEDWNAKAKPQYTSEQRNIGYAVTDLDRAFVTEFQKDLPVTEEPYADACAALGLSIEEVAAHAEKMKAAGALRRVSAVFRHQKAGFTFNAMGVWAVPQDSVAEVGRQMAEFKAVSHCYLRPTYPEWPYTIFTMVHGRSKEEAFGKISAIEQEVAQGVDHAILYSTKEYKKVRLEFYKPEFYDWAKEHLGTEA
- the csaB gene encoding polysaccharide pyruvyl transferase CsaB, whose product is MNRPPPLTTVTVSGYYGFGNTGDEAIALAITRELRKYSAEPLLLSNTPAETARTYDCQSAERMKPAAVLGALMRSRVLLSGGGGLLQDKTSARTLTYYLAIIRLAKFMGRRVVVFNQSVGPLSEQGGRRVARALRGVTVIVRDQGSLDTLASLGVRAELGGDPALLLSAAPATRDLKRVIVAPRGDVTDATAKLRDVIRRLQAEGRHVTALSFMPDHDDEAAHSLGANDVISTRDPQVALDAIAASGYVIGVRLHAVILAAATGTPFTGIAYDPKVQGFCADAGAPAHPTTLNAAQVAEEALRRVLPDWNAIEDMKLRATQSFGRALNR